Part of the Amycolatopsis sp. 195334CR genome is shown below.
GCGCTGCGTCCGCATGCCGAGCTTGTAGCACGGCGTGCGCGGCTGGGACACCTCGACGAGGGCGTCGCCCCAGGTCCAGACGTCGCCGATGCGGATGGTCGATTCGTCGGCACCGGTCAGGGAGAGGTTCTCGCCGACCGAGCCGGGCGCCAGGTCGAAGGCATCGGCGACCCAGCCGCGGTAGTGCTCGGCCGGGTAGGCGTAGACCGCCTTGTCCGGGCCGCCGTGCACGCTGAGGTCGGCCTGGGCGTCACCGGCGAGGTTCACCTCCGACAGCTCGAGGTGCGCCTCGCCGGTGCGCTCCTTGGTGATGCCGCTGAGCACGGGTTCCCCGCGCTGGTGCCCCAGCACGCTCGGCCGCCCGACAAAGACCCCGTTGATCAGCAGTTCCGTCATGGTTGAGAAAATAGCACGACCGTTCGTACTACTCCAGCAACCGCGACCGGATCAGGAAGCGCACACCCTCCGGTGCCTCCAGGGAGAACCCGCTGCCCCGGCCCGGCACCACGTCGATGGTCAGGTGCGTGTGCTTCCAGTACTCGAACTGCGGTCCGGACATCCACACCGGCACGTCGTCGATGCCGTCCACCCCGAGGTCCCCGAGGTGGACGTCCGACGCGCCGATGCGGAACTCCCCGGCGGGGTAACACATCGGCGCGCTGCCGTCGCAGCAGCCGCCGGACTGGTGGAACATCACCGGGCCGTGTTGTTCCACCAGCTTCCGCAGCAGGTCGGCGGCCTCTTCGGTGAGCGCCACGCGGTCCATCAGAAGAAGCCGAGCGCGTTGTCCGAGTAGCTGACCAGCAGGTTCTTGGTCTGCTGGTAGTGGTCGAGCATCATCTTGTGGTTCTCGCGCCCGATGCCGGAGGCCTTGTACCCGCCGAACGCCGCGTGCGCCGGGTACGCGTGGTAGTTGTTCACCCAGACCCGGCCCGCCTGGATCTCGCGGCCCGCGCGGAAGGCGGTGTTGCCGTCCCGCGACCACACGCCGGCGCCGAGGCCGTAGAGCGTGTCGTTGGCGATCTTCATCGCGTCGGCGTAGTCGTCGAACTTCGCCACCGAGACCACCGGGCCGAAGATCTCCTCCTGGAAGATGCGCATCTTGTTGTGGCCCTCGAACACCGTCGGCTGCACGTAGTACCCGCCGGACAGGTCGCCGTCCAGCTCGACGCGCTCGCCGCCGGTGAGCACCTTCGCGCCCTCCTGCTTGCCGATGTCGATGTAGGAGAGGATCTTCTCCAGCTGGTCGTTCGAAGCCTGCGCGCCGATCTGGGTGTCGGTGTCCAGCGGGTCGCCCTGCTTGATCTTCTTCACCCGTTCCACGGCGTCGCCGAGGAACTTGTCGTAGATGCCGGACTGGATCAGCGCGCGCGACGGGCAGGTGCACACCTCGCCCTGGTTCAGCGCGAACAGCGCGAAGCCCTCCTGCGCCTTGTCGTAGAAGGCGTCGTTGGCCGCGGCGACGTCGTCGAAGAAGATGTTCGGGCTCTTGCCGCCCAGCTCCACGGTCACCGGGATGATGTTCTCGCTGGCGTACTGCAGGATCAGCCGCCCGGTGGTGGTCTCGCCGGTGAACGCCACCTTCCGCACGCGCCCGCTCGACGCGAGCGGCTTGCCCGCCTCCACGCCGAAGCCGTTGACCACGTTCAGCACGCCCGGCGGGATCAGGTCGCCGATCAGCGAGAGCAGCAGGTGGATCGACGCCGGGGTCTGCTCGGCGGGCTTGAGCACGATCGCGTTGCCCGCGGCCAGCGCCGGGGCCAGCTTCCAGGTGGCCATCAGCAGCGGGAAGTTCCACGGGATGATCTGGCCGACCACGCCCAGCGGTTCCTTGAAGTGGTACGCCACGGTGTCCGCGTCGATCTGCGAGATGCCGCCCTCCTGGGCCCGTAGCGCGCCGGCGAAGTAGCGGAAGTGGTCGATGGCCAGCGGGATGTCCGCGGCCAGCGTCTCGCGGACCGGCTTGCCGTTCTCCCAGCTCTCGGCGACCGCGATCTTCTCGAGGTTCTGCTCCATCCGGTCGGCGATCTTGAGCAGCACGCCGGCGCGTTCCTCCGGCGAGGTCCTGGCCCACGCCGGTGCCGCGCCCTCGGCGGCGTCGAGCGCCTTCTCGATGTCGTCGGCGGTGCCGCGGGCGATCTCGGTGAACGCCTTGCCGGTGACCGGGCTCGGGTTCTCGAAGTACTGGCCCTTGGCCGGCGCCACGTACTCGCCGCCGATGTAGTGGTCGTACCGCGTCTCGTAGCTGACGACGCTGCCTTCGGTGTTCGGTGCCGCGTACCTGGTCATCTGGGCTCTGACCTCCTGCTTCGCTGCCGGATCGGTGGTGGCGGCGAAGGTAGGCGCGGTGACGTTGCACGGACGTTGCAGCGCCGTGACGGCGGTCACTACGCTCGTACAGATGGCGGATCTGCTGCGCGACCCCATCGAGTACGCGCGACTGCTGCGTGCCGTGCACGAGGCCGTGCTGTCCGGGGTCCCGTCACCGCGGTCACCGCGCTCGCTGGTCTCCGAATCCTGGGACCGTTCGCTCGCCGCGCGGGTCGATCCGGACCGCAAGCTGCCGCCGGTGGTCTACCAGCGGGACGAGGTCGCCGACCTGCGGGACGCGCACCCGCTGGCGCCGATCCTGCCGCTGCTGCGCCAGACGCTGGTCAGCATCGCCGACGACGCCGAGCACATCATGATCGTCACCGACGCGGACGGGCTGATCCTGTGGCGCGAGGGTGCCAGCGACGTGTGCCGCCGCGCCGACGAGGTCCGGCTGGCCGAGGGCACGCGCTGGACCGAGGACGTGATCGGCACCAACGCCATGGGCACCGCGCTGGCCACCGGCGAGGCCGTGCAGATCTACTCCGCCGAGCACCTGGTGCGCACCTACCACACCTGGACCTGCGCGGCGGCGCCGTTGCGCGACCCGGACACCGGCGCGCTGCTGGGCGCGATCGACGTCAGCGGGCCGTTGCGCACGGTCCACCCGGCGATGTTGGCGCTGGTCACCGCCTCCGCGAGCCTGGCCGAGGGTCAGCTGCGCGCGCAGCTGGCCGTTCGCGACGAACGCACGCGGCGGGCCAACATGCCGCACCTGGCCGCGCTGCGCGGGGAACCCGGCGCGCTGCTGTCGGCGAGCGGCCGGGTGCTGGCCACCGAGTCGTGCGAACTGCCGTCCACAGTGGACATCCGACGTGCCGGTGGTGCGGTGGCGCTGCCGGACGGGCGGCTCGGCACGGTCGAGCCGCTGCCCGACGGTTTCCTGCTGCGGGTCAAGCGCGGCACCAGGGTGACGCGCGCGCCGAAGCTGTCGCTCCGGTTCCTCGATTCCCTTTTCGCCACTGTGGACGGTCGTGAAGTGCCGATCACCCTGCGGCACGCGGAAATCCTCACCCTGCTGGCGTTGCACCCGGCCGGGCTGACCGCGGACAAACTGGCCTGGCAGCTCTACGGGGACGCGGGCAACCCGGTCACCGTGCGCGCCGAGATCCACCGGCTGCGGGGCCAGCTCGGCCCGGACGCCGTGCGCACGCGACCGTACCGGCTGGCGGCCGAGCTGGACGCCGACTTCCTGCGGGCCAGGACCGCCGCGCGAGGGGGTGCCACGCCCGACTTCCCCGGCCCGCTCCTGCCGGAGTCGGAGTCACCCGCCGTCCGGGAGGAGCGCGAGTCGCTGACCGCGCTGGTGCGCCACGTCCACCTGACCACCGGCGACGCCGAGGCCCTCTGGTCCTATTGGGACACTTCCTGCGGCGTGGACGACACCGAGATCATGGACGCGCTCCTGGACGCCCTCCCCCTCGACGACCCGCGACGCTCACTGGTCCACACCCACCGAGCCCGCCTCGCCTAGTCCTCCCGCAGGAACGGCAGCAGGGCCCCCAGCAACGCCGCCGGGTTGTCCTCCTGGACGAGGTGCCCGGCACCCGGGATGAGCTTCAGCCGCGCGTTCGGCACCAACCCGGCCAGTTCGGTGGCCTTCGCCGCCGGGATCCACTGGTCGTCGGCACCCCAGCAGACCAGGAACGGCAGGTCCAGCTCGGGGTACCGGGGCTGCACCTCGTCGGTGTACCGCTGGTCGGCCTGCGCGATCTGCCGGTAGAACGCGGGCTGCCCGGCCTCCCCCAGCCAGGGCGCGGTCAAGCTCGTCAGCACGTCGTCGTGCAGGCCCGGCGAGCTGGCCGAGTTGATGTACTCCCGCACCAGCGCCTCGTGCAGGAACGGCGGCAGTTGCTCGAAGACCGCCGCGTTCTCCCGCACCAGCCGGAAGAACGGCGAACCCCACGGCGCCAGCGCCACCGGGTCCACCACCGCGAGCCGCGAGTACGCGTGCCCGTGCAGCAGGTGCGCCCGCAGCGAGACGGCCCCGCCGAAGTCGTGCGCGACCACCGTCGGCCGGTCCAGTCCCCAGTGCTCCAGCAGCTCGCCGAACACCCGCGCCTGCGCGGCCAGCGAGACGTCCTGGCCGTCGAACTTGGCGGAGACCCCGTACCCCGGCATGTCCCAGACGTGGACCCGCCACCACTCGGACAGCACCTCGGCGAAGCGCCGCCAGACGAACGACGAGAACGGCGTCCCGTGCAGCAGGACCAGCGGCGGGCCGTCGCCGAAGCTCGCCCACCGCACCTCACCGGTCGAACCCTCGAACCGCTCAGTCAGCTCCATGCGACCACCCAAGCAGAGCCGAAGTAGACACCGTCTACATCGGTTTGCTACAAAGTGGGACCCGGTTGAACAGATGGTGACGGAGAGATGAATGGGCTACGAACGCTTTGTCGCGCTCGGCGACAGCTGCACGGAAGGGCTCGACGACCCGCATCCGGCGGACGGGCGCTACCGCGGCTGGGCCGACCTCGTCGCGGCCCGCCTCGCCATGGACGCACCCGGGTTCCGCTACGCCAACCTCGGCGTGCGCGGCCGTCGGCTGGACCAGATCACCGCCGAGCAGGTACCCGCGCTCAGCGTGCTCGAACCCGATCTGGTGGCGTTGTTCGGCGGCGCCAACGACGTGCTCGCCGGCTCCGGCCCGGCCGAACTGGCCCACCGCGTGGACACCGCAGTCCGCCGGGTCACCGGGCTGGCGCCGAAGGTCGTGCTGTTCACGCTGAGCGACATCTCGCACCGGATGCCGTTCGGCAAACGCTTGCGCCCCCGCATCGAGGCACTCAACGACGCCATTCGCGAAGCCGCCGTCAGCTACGGCACCGAATTGGTCGACCTCTGGCCCGACCGCGCCGCCGACGACCTGCGTTACTTCGGCCGCGACCGCCTGCACCTGTCCGAACTCGGCCACCGCCGCCTCGCCGCACACCTGCTGACCGCGCTCGACGTGCCGTTCGAGCCGAGCTGGCTGGCGGACCTGCCCGGCGCGCCGACCCGACCGGACGCCCGCGCGCACGCCGAATGGCTGTGGCACGTGGTGCGCCCGGTCGCGGTCACCCGCCTCCGCAACCGCCTGATCGGCCGCTCCCCCGGCGACGGCTTCCTGCCCAAGCGCCCGGAACTGCTGCCGGTCTCGACCGACGAGATCAGGGCATGGATCTCCGCCCCGCTCCCCGGCAACGCCTGATCGCCGGCGCGATCGAACTGCTCGGCGCCGACGGCGTCGAGGCGGTGACGTTGCGCGGCATCGCGAAGCACACCGGCGTCTCGCACGGGGCACCGCTGCGGCACTTCGCCGGGCGCGCCGAACTGCTCTCGGCGGTCGCGGCCACCGGGTTCGCCGAGTTGTACGCCCGCCGCGAAGCGCTGCCCGCCGGTCCACCGCGCGACCGGCTGGTCGCCGCCTGCCGCGGGTACATCGACTTCGCGCTGGGCAACCCGGCGATGTTCGAGCTGATGTTCCGGCACGACCTGCTGGACACCGGCGACGCCGAACTCACGCGTGCCAGCAGCGCGGTCTTCGACTTCTTCGCGGACCTGACCGCGGCGGCGTCGACCAAGGACACCGACCCGCGCCTGATCGCCGCGTCGTTGTGGGCGGCACTGCACGGACTGGCCCAGCTGTGGTTGTGGGGCGGGTTGTCCCGGGCCAGCTTCGCGCCCTCGATCGACCTGCCGCTGGCCGTCACGCTGGACGCCTATCTCGGCTCATAGATCGCGAAGAGGCGAAAGGATCCGTCGCCCCGTGTACTCGCACCGGGGGATCGTGCTACCGCTCCAGCGCCACCTTCGGCAGCCGCCGATCCAGCCACGACGGCAGCCACCAGGCCCGCGCCCCGAACAACCGCATCACCGCGGGCACGATCAGGCAGCGGATGACCACCGCGTCCAGCAGCACCGCGACCGCCAGGCCGAGGCCGAACTGCTGGAGCATCCGGTCCGAGCTGAGCACGAACGCGCCGAACACCACGATCATGATCCCGGCCGCCGCGGTGATCACCCCGCCGGTGTTCGCCAGCCCCTCCCGGACCGCACGGGCCGCGTCCCCGGAGCGCCGCCACTCCTCGTGCATCCGCGAAACCAGGAACACCTCGTAGTCCATGGACAACCCGAAGACGATGGCGAAGATCATCACCGGCACGAAGGCCTCGATCGGCCCCGGCTGCGCGCCGAACCAGCCCTCCTGGAACACCAGCGTCATCACCCCGAGCGAAGCCCCGATGCTCAGCAGGTTCAGCACCGCCGCCTTCAACGGCACCAGGATCGACCGGAACACCACGAGCAGCAGCAACGCCGACAACCCGACCACCACCCCGATGAACACCGGCAGCCGCTCACCGATCGCGGTGGCGAAGTCGTCGGCCGCCGCGGTGGCCCCGCCGACCAGGTACTCACCACCGGTCCGCGCCTCCAGCGCGGGGATCACCTCGGCCCGCAGCCTGGTCACCAGCTCGTGCGTGGCCTCGTCCTGCGGGCCGCTGTCCGGGAACACCAGCGTGGTCGACACCGCCCCGCCCGACGGCGGCGTGGTGCTGGTGGCCACGCCGGGCGTGTTCGCCAGCGCCTGCCCGAGCGCGGCCGGGTCCCCACCGTCGGACAACACGATCAGCGGGCCGTTGAAGCCCGGCCCGAAGCCCTCGGCGAGCAGGTCGTATGCCTGACGCGTGGTCTGCTCGGGCGCCTCGGTCCCGGCGTCGGCGAACCCGAGCCGCATGCCCAGCGCGGGCAGGGAAAGCACGCCGAGCGCGGCCACCGCGAACAGCAGCGGCGCCCACGGGCGGCGCTGCACCAGCGCACCCCACTTCCGCCAGCGGTCGCCGTGTGCCTTGCCGCGCTTGGTGACCGCCTTCTCGATGCGACGGCCGAACACGGTCAGCAGCGCGGGCAGCAAAGTCACCGCGGCGATCATGGTCAGCAGCACCGTCATCCCGACCGCCAGCGCGACCCCACGCAGCGAACCGAGCCCCAGCACCAGCAACCCGGCCAGCGCGATGATCACCGTCAGCCCGGCGAACAACACCGACCGGCCCGCCGTGTCCAGCGCCTTCCTGGTCGCCTCGTCCCGCTCCGCGCCGCTCAGGATTTCCGTGCGGTAGCGGGAGAAGATCAGCAGGGCGTAGTCGATGCCGACGCCGAGACCGACCAGCATCATCAGGTACGGCACGTAGCTCGGCAGCGTGAACACCTGCGACGCCAGCACGATCACGCCGAGCGAACTGCCGACCGCGAACACCGCGGTGAGCACCGGCAGGCTCGCCGCCAGGAACGAGCCGAACATGAAGACCAGGATCACCAGCGACGCCAGCAAACCCGCCCCTTCCGCCGGTCCGCCACCGCCTTCCGCCGCCTCCCGGATCGCGCCGCCACCCAGATCGACGGTCAGCCCGTCGCCTTCCGCGGCCTTCGCGGTGTCGATGATCCGGCGGGTGTCCTCGACCGGGATGTCCTTGGCCAGCGGCACGGTCGCGTAGGCGGTGTGGCCGTCCTCGGAGAACTGCAGCGGGCTCGGCGGCCCGGCGAGGTGCGGCAACTGCGCGAGCATCCGCTCCACCCGGTCGGCCGGGATCCCGCCGTCGTGGCGGACCACGATCTGCGCGGCTTCCCCGACCTCGCCGCCGAAGCGGTCCTGCAGCTGCTGGGATTCCGTGCCCGGCAGCGCGTGGTCGTCCTCGTAGGCGCTGCCGACGGCCTGCGAGGCGAAGGTGATCGCGGCGAGCACCACGATCCACAGCACGATGGCCAGCCGGCGGTGCCGTTGCGACCATTCCGCGAGCCGCTCGAACCGGCTCCGTTCCACCACTGTTGTGTTCACGGCGAACAGGTTCCGGCAGCGACCCCGGTCGCGTCGTCATGCTCGCGAGCCGACTTCGCCTACCCCGGGAGTTGTTCCCTACGGGCGATCCCGTACTACCCGGGTTGCGTCCACCGGGGGCTCACCACGGCCGACTCGTAGGCGAGCACCACCAGCTGCGCCCGATCGCGAACGTCCACTTTGGTCATGATCCGGCTGACGTGGGTCTTGGCGGTGGCCGGGCTGAGCACCAGCCGCCGGGCGATCTCGTCGTTCGACAGCCCGGCCGCGACCAGCACCAGCACCTCGCGCTCGCGTTCGGTCAGCGAGTTCAGCCGCGGGCTCGGCTCCGGCCGGGTGACCCGCCCGGCGAACTCGGCGATCAGCCGCCGGGTGACCGCGGGCGCGAGCAGCGCGTCCCCGCGCGCGACCACCCGCACGCCGTGGATCAGCTCGGTCGGTTCGGTGTCCTTGACCAGGAACCCGCTGGCACCGGCGCGCAACGCGCCGTAGACGTACTCGTCGAGGTCGAAGGTGGTCAGGATGATCACCTTCGCCCCGTGGTCGCGGGCGAGCAGCTGCCGGGTGGCCGCCAGCCCGTCCAGGCGCGGCATGCGAACGTCCATCAGCACCACGTCCGGGCGGAGTTCGGCGGCCAGGCCGAGCACCGCCTCGCCGTCGGCCGCCTCGCCAACCACGGTGATGTCCGACTCTCCGTCCAAAATGGACTTGAACCCGGCGCGGACCAGGGTCTGGTCGTCGGCCAGCAGGACCCGGATCACCGGCGGCCGCCGATCGGCAGCCGGGCGTGCACGGCCAGGCCGGTTTCCCTGGCGGGCATGGTCAGCTCGCCACCGGCGGCCCGCACCCGCTCGCGCATGCCGCGGATGCCACCGCCCGGCGTGATCGGCCCGCCGGAACCGTTGTCCTCGATCTCCACGCGCACCTCGTCGTCGCCGTACCGGATCCGCACCACGACGGTACTCGCGCCGGAGTGGCGGATCGTGTTGGTCAGCGCCTCCTGCACGATCCGGTACCCGGCGAGCCCGAGCTCCGGCGGCACCGGCCGCGGTTCGCCGAGTTCGGCGGTCACCTCCAGGCCCATCGCCCGCGCGTGGTCGAGCAGTTCGCCGACGCGGTCGAGCCCCGGCGTGGCGTCCACCGGCGCGCGCAGCACCCCGAGCGTGGAGCGCAGCTCCCGCAGTGCCTGCTTGCTCGCGTCCTTGATCGCGCTCAGCGCACCGGTCGACTGCTCGGGGTCGCCGGCGTGGAGCGCGGCGCCGGCCTGGACGGTGATCAGCGAAAGGTGGTGCCCCAGCGCGTCGTGCAGTTCGCGCGCGATGCGCAGGCGTTCCTCGGTGGCCCGGCGGCGCGCCTCTTCCTCACGCCCCAGCTCCACCTGCCGCTTGACCCGGCCGAGCGCCAGCATCGCGACGATCCAGCCCAGCAGCATGAACATCGCGACGTCGTCGACGTGCCGCTTCGCGCTGGCCAGCTCACCGGCCAGGGTGGCGAACACGGTGATCCCGGCAACCACCGCGGCCGCGCGCAGGCGGCCCTCCGCCGACAGCGTGTACAACGCGAGCATCAACGTCAGCAGCACCGGACTGCCCGCACCGACCAGCGGGTAGTACAGCCCGACGCCGACCATGGTGGCCACCGCGACCGCCACCGGGTACCGGCGGCGCACCGCCAGCACCCCGCAACTGAACACGATCAGGCCGAGCCCGAACCACCCCGGCGGCTCGGGCTGCCCGAGGGTGTAGCTCAGCACGAGCACCAGCACGAGCCCGGCCAGCACCACATCGCCTGCCGGGCCCTTCGGCCACCACCGGTTCACCCGGTCATCGAACCACCGGGCGGTAGATGATGCGGACCGCACCGCCGGGGAACTGCTCGGACTCGACCACCTCGAAGTTCACCTGGGTGTCGTCGAACAGGCGCTCGCCCTTGCCCAGCACGGTCGGGTGGACCAGGAGCTCCAGCTCGTCGAGCAGGCCCTCGGCCAGCAGCCAGCGCACCACGCTGACGCTGCCGGAGACCAGGATGTCCCCGCCGTCGCGGGCCTTCTCCTCGGCCAGCTTCGCCGCCGCGTCCTCGTTCAGCAGCGTGGACCCGGCCCAGTCGACCGAGGTCAGCGTGGTGGACAGGACCAGCTTCGGCACGCTGTTCAGCACGCCGGCCAGCGCGTCCTCGGTCTCGTTCGGCCAGTGGCCGGCGAAGATCTCGTAGGTCTTGCGGCCGAGCAGGAGCGCGCCGGCCTCGGTGAAGCGCGAGCCGGTGACCTCCCCCATCCGGTCGTCGAAGAACGGTCCCTGCCAGGTCTCCGGTGCCTCGACCACCCCGTCCAGCGAGATGAAGAGGCTCGCAACAATCTTTCGCATGCAGGCAGCGTCACGGACGGTGCTCTACGCGCGCTCGAGAAGCCCCAAACCCCGCAGCAAGGTGTGCACCCAGGTCTCGGCGAGTTTCCGCCGAGTGGGTTCGTCCTCGTGCTGCTGGTCGAAGTTGCTCAGGAAACCCTGTTGCAGGCAGGCGCCGAGCAGCAGGTCCGCCG
Proteins encoded:
- a CDS encoding TetR/AcrR family transcriptional regulator — its product is MDLRPAPRQRLIAGAIELLGADGVEAVTLRGIAKHTGVSHGAPLRHFAGRAELLSAVAATGFAELYARREALPAGPPRDRLVAACRGYIDFALGNPAMFELMFRHDLLDTGDAELTRASSAVFDFFADLTAAASTKDTDPRLIAASLWAALHGLAQLWLWGGLSRASFAPSIDLPLAVTLDAYLGS
- a CDS encoding response regulator transcription factor encodes the protein MIRVLLADDQTLVRAGFKSILDGESDITVVGEAADGEAVLGLAAELRPDVVLMDVRMPRLDGLAATRQLLARDHGAKVIILTTFDLDEYVYGALRAGASGFLVKDTEPTELIHGVRVVARGDALLAPAVTRRLIAEFAGRVTRPEPSPRLNSLTEREREVLVLVAAGLSNDEIARRLVLSPATAKTHVSRIMTKVDVRDRAQLVVLAYESAVVSPRWTQPG
- a CDS encoding dihydrofolate reductase family protein, with the protein product MRKIVASLFISLDGVVEAPETWQGPFFDDRMGEVTGSRFTEAGALLLGRKTYEIFAGHWPNETEDALAGVLNSVPKLVLSTTLTSVDWAGSTLLNEDAAAKLAEEKARDGGDILVSGSVSVVRWLLAEGLLDELELLVHPTVLGKGERLFDDTQVNFEVVESEQFPGGAVRIIYRPVVR
- a CDS encoding SGNH/GDSL hydrolase family protein; the protein is MGYERFVALGDSCTEGLDDPHPADGRYRGWADLVAARLAMDAPGFRYANLGVRGRRLDQITAEQVPALSVLEPDLVALFGGANDVLAGSGPAELAHRVDTAVRRVTGLAPKVVLFTLSDISHRMPFGKRLRPRIEALNDAIREAAVSYGTELVDLWPDRAADDLRYFGRDRLHLSELGHRRLAAHLLTALDVPFEPSWLADLPGAPTRPDARAHAEWLWHVVRPVAVTRLRNRLIGRSPGDGFLPKRPELLPVSTDEIRAWISAPLPGNA
- a CDS encoding MMPL family transporter encodes the protein MNTTVVERSRFERLAEWSQRHRRLAIVLWIVVLAAITFASQAVGSAYEDDHALPGTESQQLQDRFGGEVGEAAQIVVRHDGGIPADRVERMLAQLPHLAGPPSPLQFSEDGHTAYATVPLAKDIPVEDTRRIIDTAKAAEGDGLTVDLGGGAIREAAEGGGGPAEGAGLLASLVILVFMFGSFLAASLPVLTAVFAVGSSLGVIVLASQVFTLPSYVPYLMMLVGLGVGIDYALLIFSRYRTEILSGAERDEATRKALDTAGRSVLFAGLTVIIALAGLLVLGLGSLRGVALAVGMTVLLTMIAAVTLLPALLTVFGRRIEKAVTKRGKAHGDRWRKWGALVQRRPWAPLLFAVAALGVLSLPALGMRLGFADAGTEAPEQTTRQAYDLLAEGFGPGFNGPLIVLSDGGDPAALGQALANTPGVATSTTPPSGGAVSTTLVFPDSGPQDEATHELVTRLRAEVIPALEARTGGEYLVGGATAAADDFATAIGERLPVFIGVVVGLSALLLLVVFRSILVPLKAAVLNLLSIGASLGVMTLVFQEGWFGAQPGPIEAFVPVMIFAIVFGLSMDYEVFLVSRMHEEWRRSGDAARAVREGLANTGGVITAAAGIMIVVFGAFVLSSDRMLQQFGLGLAVAVLLDAVVIRCLIVPAVMRLFGARAWWLPSWLDRRLPKVALER
- a CDS encoding sensor histidine kinase — its product is MNRWWPKGPAGDVVLAGLVLVLVLSYTLGQPEPPGWFGLGLIVFSCGVLAVRRRYPVAVAVATMVGVGLYYPLVGAGSPVLLTLMLALYTLSAEGRLRAAAVVAGITVFATLAGELASAKRHVDDVAMFMLLGWIVAMLALGRVKRQVELGREEEARRRATEERLRIARELHDALGHHLSLITVQAGAALHAGDPEQSTGALSAIKDASKQALRELRSTLGVLRAPVDATPGLDRVGELLDHARAMGLEVTAELGEPRPVPPELGLAGYRIVQEALTNTIRHSGASTVVVRIRYGDDEVRVEIEDNGSGGPITPGGGIRGMRERVRAAGGELTMPARETGLAVHARLPIGGRR
- a CDS encoding alpha/beta fold hydrolase, with protein sequence MELTERFEGSTGEVRWASFGDGPPLVLLHGTPFSSFVWRRFAEVLSEWWRVHVWDMPGYGVSAKFDGQDVSLAAQARVFGELLEHWGLDRPTVVAHDFGGAVSLRAHLLHGHAYSRLAVVDPVALAPWGSPFFRLVRENAAVFEQLPPFLHEALVREYINSASSPGLHDDVLTSLTAPWLGEAGQPAFYRQIAQADQRYTDEVQPRYPELDLPFLVCWGADDQWIPAAKATELAGLVPNARLKLIPGAGHLVQEDNPAALLGALLPFLRED
- a CDS encoding DUF779 domain-containing protein encodes the protein MMDRVALTEEAADLLRKLVEQHGPVMFHQSGGCCDGSAPMCYPAGEFRIGASDVHLGDLGVDGIDDVPVWMSGPQFEYWKHTHLTIDVVPGRGSGFSLEAPEGVRFLIRSRLLE
- a CDS encoding MOSC domain-containing protein, with the translated sequence MTELLINGVFVGRPSVLGHQRGEPVLSGITKERTGEAHLELSEVNLAGDAQADLSVHGGPDKAVYAYPAEHYRGWVADAFDLAPGSVGENLSLTGADESTIRIGDVWTWGDALVEVSQPRTPCYKLGMRTQRRDIIPAMIDSGRSGWYLRVRQPGTVPTTGALTLVERDEASPTIAELYLILYANPANLDAEQRAAYLELARRAVKAPALAEQFRHGLTGKLLRMEARDAG
- a CDS encoding aldehyde dehydrogenase family protein, giving the protein MTRYAAPNTEGSVVSYETRYDHYIGGEYVAPAKGQYFENPSPVTGKAFTEIARGTADDIEKALDAAEGAAPAWARTSPEERAGVLLKIADRMEQNLEKIAVAESWENGKPVRETLAADIPLAIDHFRYFAGALRAQEGGISQIDADTVAYHFKEPLGVVGQIIPWNFPLLMATWKLAPALAAGNAIVLKPAEQTPASIHLLLSLIGDLIPPGVLNVVNGFGVEAGKPLASSGRVRKVAFTGETTTGRLILQYASENIIPVTVELGGKSPNIFFDDVAAANDAFYDKAQEGFALFALNQGEVCTCPSRALIQSGIYDKFLGDAVERVKKIKQGDPLDTDTQIGAQASNDQLEKILSYIDIGKQEGAKVLTGGERVELDGDLSGGYYVQPTVFEGHNKMRIFQEEIFGPVVSVAKFDDYADAMKIANDTLYGLGAGVWSRDGNTAFRAGREIQAGRVWVNNYHAYPAHAAFGGYKASGIGRENHKMMLDHYQQTKNLLVSYSDNALGFF
- a CDS encoding helix-turn-helix domain-containing protein: MADLLRDPIEYARLLRAVHEAVLSGVPSPRSPRSLVSESWDRSLAARVDPDRKLPPVVYQRDEVADLRDAHPLAPILPLLRQTLVSIADDAEHIMIVTDADGLILWREGASDVCRRADEVRLAEGTRWTEDVIGTNAMGTALATGEAVQIYSAEHLVRTYHTWTCAAAPLRDPDTGALLGAIDVSGPLRTVHPAMLALVTASASLAEGQLRAQLAVRDERTRRANMPHLAALRGEPGALLSASGRVLATESCELPSTVDIRRAGGAVALPDGRLGTVEPLPDGFLLRVKRGTRVTRAPKLSLRFLDSLFATVDGREVPITLRHAEILTLLALHPAGLTADKLAWQLYGDAGNPVTVRAEIHRLRGQLGPDAVRTRPYRLAAELDADFLRARTAARGGATPDFPGPLLPESESPAVREERESLTALVRHVHLTTGDAEALWSYWDTSCGVDDTEIMDALLDALPLDDPRRSLVHTHRARLA